Part of the Aureitalea marina genome, TCAACTAGAAACTCAAAACCAACTTCTAGAAGCAACACTTCGTTACAACAAGCAGTTTGGAAATGTTAATCTTGATGTTATAGGAGGTTACTCTTGGCAAGATTTTAACAGAAACGGATACAATGCGCAAGCATGGGGATTCAATACAGAAGACATGCGTCAAATGGTCCGTGACATGGAGTCAACCATAGACGTACTTGAGGGTCGTATTTCTGGAGAATACCAGCAATACGGTTACGCTCCTAATATCTCTGATGGAATTTTCATCAACAGATTGGGTCTGGATAACCGCGACGAAGCTGGAAATCCACAACCTGTCACTGACTTCATCAGAAATAACAGTGGATTACAGGTAAGATCATTGGTTAATGATTATTTTGACAATACCGACGAACTGCGCTCTTATTTCGGGCGTGTAAACGTTGATATTTCAGACAAATATTTGTTTACTGCTACAGTAAGGGCTGATGCCTCATCACGTTTTGGTGAGGATAACCAAACTGGTGTATTCCCGTCTGGTGCCTTTGCCTGGAAGATGCATAACGAAGATTTTATCGGAGATTCCGTCTCTACGCTTAAACTTCGTTTGGGAGTGGGGGTAACAGGTAACCAAGAAGGTCTAGGATATGGAAATCAATTCCGTCGTCAACGCTTTAGCGGTGTTGGAATATCAGATGGAGGTGACGTAAATATTCCAGGAATTTCCGATGTTGCATTTGCTAATCCTGATTTGAAGTGGGAAGAGACAATTCAGTATGCTGGAGGTATCGACTTTGGGTTCAACAATGATCGTTTTTACGGTAGTGTAGACGTTTACTACAAAGAAACGAATGACTTACTTTTCCGAGTATTATCCGCTCAACCAGCGGCTCAGCCATTTGTATTCTTGAACTTACCCGATTCTAAGGTAGTTAACCAAGGTATTGAGTTCAGTTTAGGAGCAGATATCGTTGACTCAGGCGATTGGTACTGGGGAGTTAATTTCAACATTGCCTACAACGAGAACGAGATCACTGATCTGCAGGGGGAATTTGACGCTGGTACCATCCGTGGTCAGGGTCTGTCTCTAGCCTTCGCTCAGAAGTTGAAAGCAGGCCAGCCATTGTTCTCTTACTTTTTGCGTGATTTCCAAGGATTCGATCCAACAACTGGTCAGCCTATCCAGACTGACGTTCAGGATTTCGTTGGTAAGAGTGCCTTACCTGATATTAACACAGGTCTTTCTACCACAGCTTCCTACAAGAATTGGACGCTGTCTGCATACTTTGCCGGACAATTTGGGCATTACATTTATAACAACACGGCTAACGCCTTCTTTACTGCCGGTGCATTCCGTTCCGGACGTAACGTGCCACTTGACGTGTTGAACGCTGGAGAGTCTTTCGACGCTGCTGCAGATGTATCTACTCGCTTCCTGGAAAGCGGAGACTTTGTTCGTCTACAAAACGTTACCCTTTCATATGATATTCCACTTGCGGAAGATTCAGTATTCGAGCGTGTTGGCGTTTCACTAACCAGTCAGAACTTGTTCGTAATCACGGATTACTCCGGGTTAGATCCAGAAGTTAGCTCTGCACCTGCGGGTGGAGACTTACTGAATGGTCTACCAGTATTCGGTATCGACTATGGAGCTTATCCAAGACCGACAACGTTCACCCTTGGTTTAAATGCTAATTTCTAAAAAAATGATTATGAAGAGAATTAATTTAACACACGTAAAAGCTGTCTTTGCGATTGCTATTATGAGCTTGTTCGTCGTCTCTTGTGATATCGAGATCGAAGAAACAGACTCGATATTTCCAGAAGAGACTAGTGGAGATTTTGGTGGAGTAGCTGCTGTTGGAGCCTCCGTGCAAGATTTGTACAATAGTGTATACGGACAATTAGGGGACCAGGCAAATTTCTTTGCCTTGAACGAGGTCTCTACAGATGAGACTTTAGTTCCAACCCGTGGAACTGACTGGGGAGATAATGGAATTTGGCGAACGCTTCACGCGCACACCTGGAGTCCAACTCACCAATTTGTTTTGAACACATGGAACAACTTAAACCAAAATGTATTCCGTGCAACGCAGGTAATTGACCCGGCGAGTACGATAATAGGTGAAGGTGAAACTCGTTCCTTGGAAGAGTTAAAGGCTGAGGCCCGTTTCCTGCGTGCTTTCAGTATGTATTTCGTACTGGATTTGTGGGGTGTAGCTCCTTTCCGTGGAGTGAACGACGGTGCTGATGTTAACCCTCAGGTATTCACGGCTCAGGAAGCCTATGCGTTCATCGCAGAGGATCTTAATGCTGCTATTGCAGGACTTCCATCGCGAGGACCAAGTGGTGATAACAATCGTGCTTCTAAAGCGACAGCACGTTTCCTATTAGCCAAATTATTCTTGAACGCTGAGCGTTATGGTGCTTCGCCAGCCTATGCAGATGTAATTACACTATGTAACCAGATCGCTGATGATGGTTATAGTCTGCAGTCTGGATATTTCGATATCTTTAAGGAAGATGTAGATACAGAGACCATCTGGTATGCAAATACCTCTGTTGGTAACCGTATCTGGAACGGTATGCACTACAACATCGTTGCTCCTGATAATACAGGAGGAGGATGGAATGGGTTTACCACTCTTGCAGAGTTCTATGATAGCTTCGGTGGAGCTCCAGATTCTAACTACGTTGGAGACGCCGATGATGAGCGTCGTGGATGGGTTCCAGATGCAGGTAATGCAGACGAGACCAACCTGGGTATCGGTTATGGATTCCTAGTAGGTCAAATGTATGATGTAAACGGTGCTCCTTTGAAAGATCGTCCTGGAGATCCATTGGTATTCACAAGAGATCTACCAGGTCTGAGTGGAAACAATGAGCGTACGGGTATTCGTATCATCAAGTATCACCCTGTAAATGGATCGTTCGCAAACCACGAGATCGTATTCCGTTATGCTGACGTGCACCTGATGAAAGCTGAGGCCATGCTGAGAAGTGGTGGAAATGCTACTGCTATGGTGAATGAGCTGCGAACAATTCGTCTGGCTCAGCCTCTTGGAAGTGTTAGCGAAGCTGATCTGTTAGCTGAGCGTGGACGTGAGCTATACTACGAGTTCTGGAGACGTAACGATATGCTGCGTTTTGGTCAGTATACTCGTGCTTGGGAATTCAAGGATGAAGCATCTATAGGAGACGAGACGAAGCGTCTGTATCCTATTCCAATTAATGCCTTGCTTTCTAACCCGAACTTGGTTCAGAACCCAGGATACTAATATTGTTCTATATTTTTTTACAGGTCGCCTGCTTTTGGGCGACCTGTTTTTTTTTGTAGCTTCCCCAAATTCCGATTAAGCTGATTTTCCCACCACATGCCTTACTTGGATCAGATGTATTTTAGCACAAAATTCTTAAATGGCTGCTTGTTGTGCTACTTGCCAGCCTTGTTGTGCATTGGCGTATTAACCGGTTGTGCGGATGAAAAGCCGGAAGACACACTTTTTGTGAATAGAAATGCCAATGAGACCGGATTGGATTTCGTCAATCAACTTACTACTACGCCAGAACTAAACATTTTAAACTATATCTACTTCTATAATGGTGCGGGAGTTGCAACAGCGGACTTTGACCGGGACGGAAAGTTAGATCTATATTTTACCTCCAATCAGGAAGAGGACCGTATTTACAAGAATCTGGGAGAGCTTAAATTTGAGGATAAGACCGATGTTTCCAGAATAGACAATAGTGGGAACTGGACCAACGGGGTTAGTATTGTCGATATAAACCAGGATGGCTGGCCGGATATCTACATTAGTAAGCTCGGGGATTATAAACATATCCAGGGTCATAATCTTTTGTACATCAACCAAGGTTCAGAAAGTGGAGGTTGGCCTGAGTTTGTAGAAATGTCGGCTGAATATGGACTGGACTTCAAAGGTTTCTCTACACAATCTGCATTCTTTGATTACGATCTGGATGGCGATCTTGATCTATTCTTGATGAATCATTCGGTCAATCCAAATCAGAATTATGGCAGGGGAGATCAACGTTCCCAGCCGGACCCCTTATCGGGCGATAAGCTCTTTGAGAACAAGGATGGATATTTTGTAGATGTTAGTGCCGACAGTGGCATTTTTGAGAGTCGATTTGGTTATGGGCTGGGTATCTCTATCTCCGACTTCGACCAGAATGGCTACCCTGACGTTTATATAGGGAACGATTTTTTTGAGAACGATTATCTCTATTTAAACCAGGGAGACAAGACCTTCAAAGAGGTAATCCACCTGGAAGAAGGTCAAATAGGACATACCTCCCATTTTTCCATGGGGAACGATACCGGGGATTTAGACAATGATGGGGACATGGACATCGTATCCGTTGATATGTTGCCTGAGGATCTTCTAACCTATAAATCTTCAGGTACGGAGTTCAGTTACCAGATTTATCGCAATTATCTGAAGAACGGCTATGCGCCTCAGTATATGCAGAATACACTGCAGATCAATTTAGGGGACGCCCGTTTTAGCGAGAGTGCCTATCTATCCGGACTTTCGGCAACGGAGTGGTCCTGGAGCCCCCTGATCGCCGATTTCGATCTGGATGGAAATCAAGATATCTATGTGACCAACGGCATTCTGGGTGCAACCAATGATATGGATTTCATCAACTTCATTGCGAACGAAAATATTCAGCGGGCCCTGAGTAAAGGAGTGACGGAACGAGATCTGGAGTTTATTAGCAAAATACCGGTCAAACACACAGCCAATTACTTCTTTAATAATGAAGGTGACCTGACCTTCGAAAACACATCAGAGGCTTGGATAGGAGATGAACCTAGTTTTTCCAATGGAGCCATTCGAGCAGACCTGGACAATGACGGGGACCTCGATATAGTGATCAACAATGTGAATGAGACTGCTCAGATCTTGGAAAATCGTACCAACTCCATGTTCCCGGATCGGCAGAGTATCCGGGTGGAATTGCAAGGGGACATCCTCAACAGAGCAGGTATAGGCACCAAAGTTGTTGTTTATACCGAAGATCAGATACTAACTCGCGAAAATTATCCCAGCCGGGGCTATTTAAGTAGTCAACCGTCCGTACTTTCTTTTGGTCTTGGACGGCGAACGATCGATTCATTACGGGTGACCTGGCCGGACGGGAAGTCCCAACTGATTACTGACCCCATTATGGCACCGGAGCTTGTACTGGCTTATTCGGAAGCCGATTCAGTGCAAATTCCAATGGTCAGGAAAAATAGTCCATTGACAAATACAGATGGTCTTTTCTTTGCTGTTCATCAGGATAATCCGAGTTTGGAATTTAACCGCGATCCGCTTATCCCTTATGCGCTTTCCAACGAAGGTCCAACGGTTTCTGTTTCGGATGTGGATGGCGATTCTTTGGAAGATGTTTTTATCGGCGGGGCTAAAGGAAGTCCTGCCCAATTATGGAAGCAACTTGAAAGTGGTGAATTCGAATTAACCCAAACTGATCTTTTTATCGAGGATCGCTTGGCCGAGGATGTTGATCAAGCGTTTTTGGACGTCGATTCGGATGGCGACCCGGATTTGGTTGTGCTTGCTGGGGGAAATGAATTTACCAGTGGCGTTAACATCCAACCACGACTCTACCGAAACGAAAACGGGACTCTTCAAAAAGACAGCCTTCAGTTTGACGGAATTCAATTGAACGGATCAGTAGTCCGGCCCGCGGATATCGATGCAGATGGGGACATGGATCTGCTGTTCGCAGCAGATGTTATTCCTTTACAATTCGGCTCAGATCCTCGGCATTTTATTATGATCAATGATGGGCAAGGTAATTTTGATGATCAGACAGAGCGCATTGCTCCTGGTTTGTTGTCGTCAGGAAGTATCACTGACGCCCACTGGACCGATCTGGATGGGGATGGAGATCTTGACCTGATCACCCTCGGACTGTGGTCAGCTATTCAGGTTTGGACCAATGAGAATGGTCAATTGCGATCAGAACCTATTCCCGGTCTGGAAAATACCCACGGCTGGTGGCAAAGCCTCGCCGTATCAGATCTAAACGAGGATGGTTTACTTGATATCATTGCTGGTAATTGGGGGCTAAACTCCCGGTTACAGGCATCTGTTAATCAGCCGGTTAGTCTTTACTCTACAGATTTTGACCAAAATGGTAACACTGAACCCATAGTGACCTATTATTATCAAGGAGTAGAGACCGTTCTGCCTTCAAAGGACGAATTGGTGAAGCAATTGCCACAGATAAATAAGAATTACCTGTCCTATGCTGATTTCGCAGCGGCTTCTGTTCAGGAGCTGTTTGGGTCTGCCGCCCTGAAAAGTGCCAAACGGAAAGAGGTATTTCAACTTGCCAGTACTGTGTACATCAATGGAGGTGATGGATCTTTCGAAGGCCTGGAATTACCATTTACCGCTCAATTATCATCAGTCTATGACATCTGGGTGGAAGACCTGAATAAAGACGGGTTTCAAGACTTGTTTTTGGTAGGCAATAACTTTGAAATTAGTACCCAATTAAGTAGATTAGACGCCTCGCATGGCGTGCTGCTGATTAACGATAGAACGGGCCATTTCCAGGAAACCACCAACCCACTTTACGATGTCCCGGGTCCCGGCCGTTCGATCGCTAAGCTAAGCGTCGGCGATCAGGAATATTTGGTTATTGCTCGCAATGATCAGCCCTTGTTATTTCTAAAAAAGTAAACGACCCACAAATGAATTCATTTCGAATTAGCCTGCTACTGATTACCTTCTTCGTTCTAACTGCATGCCAGCAAGAGGAAGCTAAGCAAGAAGAACAGGCAGTTGATCCACTCTTTACAGAACTCGATCCGGCAGATTCTGGCATGGCGTTTATCAATACCGTCGAGAACCAAAAGGATTTCAACATTTTCAAGTATCGAAACTTCTATAATGGCGGAGGAGTAGCTATAGGAGATATTAACAATGACGGTCTTCCCGATATCTACATGACTGCCAACATGGGGAAGAATAAACTGTTTCTGAACAAAGGGGATTTCAAATTCGAAGATATATCCGCATCAGCTGGTATAGAAGGAAACAAACCTTGGTCTACCGGGGTCGCCATGGTCGATATCAACGCAGATGGCCTATTGGACATATACGTCAGCAATGCCGGGAACATGGAGGGCGATAATCACAACAATGACCTCTACATCAACAATGGTGATCTCACCTTTACGGAACAGGCAGAAGCCTACAACCTGGCCGAGACTGGATTTACCACGCATGCGACTTTCTTCGATTACGATAAAGACGGAGATCTAGACGCTTATATCCTGAACAATAGCAATATCCCGGTGAGTAGCCTGGGTTATGCAGAACAGCGGAATGTTCGGGCCCAGGATTGGAATGTTCCCAAGATGTTCCGCGGTGTTGGAGATATGTTGTTGCGTAACGATGGAGGAGTGTTTACC contains:
- a CDS encoding SusC/RagA family TonB-linked outer membrane protein; protein product: MKNKLLMKLLFVPVLLLFGGAALAQTTVTGNVSDNLGPVPGVNIIVKGTSNGAQSDFDGNYSLDNVASDATLVFSYIGYATQEVAVNGQSTINVTLQDDVQALNEVVVIGYGTTTVKDATGAVASVTAEDFNKGVILSAEQLIQGKTAGVQVSQSTGEPGAGIDIRIRGANSVRSNNNPLFVVDGVPLSGEATQAESSDVGAGSAGAKNPLSFLNPNDIESISILKDASATAIYGSRGANGVVLITTKSGRGAQGGRWDISSSISRAKVRKTFDLLSASEYLAQTDRFGFDVASRNFRNSTDWQDFIYRTAVSTDQNIGYSNNYGDGNVRASFNYGKILGVVENTALERITGRLNANHKFIDDRLRLSFQGTASRVNDDGTAIGPSAGFRGDLIGSAYSANPTWPTNADFANSGGLLSPATALAYSESRTNTNRFLLNFSAEFDIIPELTAKVNLGYDYSDSQRSNVASANARNFGRGAFGNGVGAIGQLETQNQLLEATLRYNKQFGNVNLDVIGGYSWQDFNRNGYNAQAWGFNTEDMRQMVRDMESTIDVLEGRISGEYQQYGYAPNISDGIFINRLGLDNRDEAGNPQPVTDFIRNNSGLQVRSLVNDYFDNTDELRSYFGRVNVDISDKYLFTATVRADASSRFGEDNQTGVFPSGAFAWKMHNEDFIGDSVSTLKLRLGVGVTGNQEGLGYGNQFRRQRFSGVGISDGGDVNIPGISDVAFANPDLKWEETIQYAGGIDFGFNNDRFYGSVDVYYKETNDLLFRVLSAQPAAQPFVFLNLPDSKVVNQGIEFSLGADIVDSGDWYWGVNFNIAYNENEITDLQGEFDAGTIRGQGLSLAFAQKLKAGQPLFSYFLRDFQGFDPTTGQPIQTDVQDFVGKSALPDINTGLSTTASYKNWTLSAYFAGQFGHYIYNNTANAFFTAGAFRSGRNVPLDVLNAGESFDAAADVSTRFLESGDFVRLQNVTLSYDIPLAEDSVFERVGVSLTSQNLFVITDYSGLDPEVSSAPAGGDLLNGLPVFGIDYGAYPRPTTFTLGLNANF
- a CDS encoding RagB/SusD family nutrient uptake outer membrane protein is translated as MKRINLTHVKAVFAIAIMSLFVVSCDIEIEETDSIFPEETSGDFGGVAAVGASVQDLYNSVYGQLGDQANFFALNEVSTDETLVPTRGTDWGDNGIWRTLHAHTWSPTHQFVLNTWNNLNQNVFRATQVIDPASTIIGEGETRSLEELKAEARFLRAFSMYFVLDLWGVAPFRGVNDGADVNPQVFTAQEAYAFIAEDLNAAIAGLPSRGPSGDNNRASKATARFLLAKLFLNAERYGASPAYADVITLCNQIADDGYSLQSGYFDIFKEDVDTETIWYANTSVGNRIWNGMHYNIVAPDNTGGGWNGFTTLAEFYDSFGGAPDSNYVGDADDERRGWVPDAGNADETNLGIGYGFLVGQMYDVNGAPLKDRPGDPLVFTRDLPGLSGNNERTGIRIIKYHPVNGSFANHEIVFRYADVHLMKAEAMLRSGGNATAMVNELRTIRLAQPLGSVSEADLLAERGRELYYEFWRRNDMLRFGQYTRAWEFKDEASIGDETKRLYPIPINALLSNPNLVQNPGY
- a CDS encoding VCBS repeat-containing protein translates to MYFSTKFLNGCLLCYLPALLCIGVLTGCADEKPEDTLFVNRNANETGLDFVNQLTTTPELNILNYIYFYNGAGVATADFDRDGKLDLYFTSNQEEDRIYKNLGELKFEDKTDVSRIDNSGNWTNGVSIVDINQDGWPDIYISKLGDYKHIQGHNLLYINQGSESGGWPEFVEMSAEYGLDFKGFSTQSAFFDYDLDGDLDLFLMNHSVNPNQNYGRGDQRSQPDPLSGDKLFENKDGYFVDVSADSGIFESRFGYGLGISISDFDQNGYPDVYIGNDFFENDYLYLNQGDKTFKEVIHLEEGQIGHTSHFSMGNDTGDLDNDGDMDIVSVDMLPEDLLTYKSSGTEFSYQIYRNYLKNGYAPQYMQNTLQINLGDARFSESAYLSGLSATEWSWSPLIADFDLDGNQDIYVTNGILGATNDMDFINFIANENIQRALSKGVTERDLEFISKIPVKHTANYFFNNEGDLTFENTSEAWIGDEPSFSNGAIRADLDNDGDLDIVINNVNETAQILENRTNSMFPDRQSIRVELQGDILNRAGIGTKVVVYTEDQILTRENYPSRGYLSSQPSVLSFGLGRRTIDSLRVTWPDGKSQLITDPIMAPELVLAYSEADSVQIPMVRKNSPLTNTDGLFFAVHQDNPSLEFNRDPLIPYALSNEGPTVSVSDVDGDSLEDVFIGGAKGSPAQLWKQLESGEFELTQTDLFIEDRLAEDVDQAFLDVDSDGDPDLVVLAGGNEFTSGVNIQPRLYRNENGTLQKDSLQFDGIQLNGSVVRPADIDADGDMDLLFAADVIPLQFGSDPRHFIMINDGQGNFDDQTERIAPGLLSSGSITDAHWTDLDGDGDLDLITLGLWSAIQVWTNENGQLRSEPIPGLENTHGWWQSLAVSDLNEDGLLDIIAGNWGLNSRLQASVNQPVSLYSTDFDQNGNTEPIVTYYYQGVETVLPSKDELVKQLPQINKNYLSYADFAAASVQELFGSAALKSAKRKEVFQLASTVYINGGDGSFEGLELPFTAQLSSVYDIWVEDLNKDGFQDLFLVGNNFEISTQLSRLDASHGVLLINDRTGHFQETTNPLYDVPGPGRSIAKLSVGDQEYLVIARNDQPLLFLKK